In the genome of Diachasmimorpha longicaudata isolate KC_UGA_2023 chromosome 19, iyDiaLong2, whole genome shotgun sequence, one region contains:
- the LOC135171262 gene encoding nuclear factor of activated T-cells 5 isoform X1, which translates to MAPDFDKKREARRLGHLGHIGTDVDKGMLLMRCPINPLTDYYRHGNTGGGSVANSGQRASLAVANSRQTTPRRFPQPRPPQQPQSPIIQQQSASSQANQRQHTSPARIPLASIAGVTVRNSEEHAPNSTQEVCDNSNDSGLGFEDRQQHITNPSAWNNGAAGEEDTKRRRMDIKLESEDANFAFPERTGENHGKITRNNSANGIGATISATRTSNGTMGRVGGVMRARSALGTYGKRPPPVHQGPVTLNSQLSSVSRDGKVQLQIICQPEQQHRARYQTEGSRGAVKDRTGNGFPIVRLVGYDKPATLQVFIGTDLGRVAPHMFYQACRVSGKNSTPCIERKIDGTIVIEVDMDPAKDMLVTCDCVGILKERNVDVEHRFPQEAGMLQGRSKKKSTKCRMVFRTTITHSDGSSETLQVCSQPIVCTQPPGIPEISKKSLTACPCTGGLELFILGKNFLKDTRMVFQLDNEDLTSSLEPHWECSVTPDKEFLQQTHLVCVVPPYRRQDLTPSEKVCVKLYAVSSGKTSEPHTFFYTSISSPPEPTIGKIETSSTSLVTSTESNSPSVPISPIAPSTAISPSGIPSTFLTPQITNPQQSPLQQSQDVLKNDPSPPPTGATPIMMWAAQANGCTSSDVMMPPPNLVSNPLLSRRSSSNHQLILPDNLKSEILDDTSENSMLSDNSLQGNNTPPSNGTSTSPLHALVSENSREASQPGLLHPAQEVGLLGVDLIHHQHPMSLAGGSFPIHEATQVKVLSPHHINKEASSIMPQEATTQGTSVVDLRMKQHEYDTLNTFTSTPADQALPNQSSQCIAKYLNQIETSVTQNKEPEATEPEMGAMTQLCTEPTFAETMQQRATIIANARQQSEAATILANQAAKLDELVNSVVDSHQTPMQTTPSPPTTLIPEVEATRTSPPIPVKTMLLEALLPTPMVTSSVSPVTPAPEPSPEETLLTTINALHPAMETPIVTAAGISNATVAIASHNPLQVTNEPLPQIQTLTPQEVVVQQQVEQVFAEAQKQVEEVVAQVQQQAANTVHEAQNQVVRQVVECTQVVREAMKQVHAARHVQAVPHVEEVVKQQTASVVKRAVKETTEGVIKQVQVVQKAIGHAQAAQVMKQAVQNDIGSMLNQPAGFVAEASSALASGAAQEPNQQRLTNAAEQAISNVITNATQDIINNRPITTTTAHAIIATKNIMNSVATQSAQLMNSAMEGILPQSPSNAPAMVEQVARKSPEAIPVPPTMQNGETPMQVQVTATNGQVPGVVKKPEDAGGMLPQELTSMSEHDLLSYINPSCFDQGTFLM; encoded by the exons ATGGCACCTGACTTTGATaagaagagagaggcaaggaggcTTGGACACTTGGGGCATATTGGTACCGATGTCGACAAGGGGATGCTCTTAATGAGATGCCCGATTAATCCATTGACGGATTACTATCGTCAtg GTAATACAGGTGGTGGAAGTGTTGCTAATTCAGGTCAAAGAGCATCTTTAGCCGTTGCTAATTCTCGTCAGACGACGCCAAGAAGATTCCCCCAGCCCAGACCACCGCAGCAACCACAATCACCGATAATCCAACAACAATCAGCTAGTTCACAGGCGAATCAACGACAGCACACATCACCAGCTCGTATACCACTGGCATCAATAGCTGGTGTTACGGTTAGGAACTCGGAAGAACACGCACCAAATTCAACACAGGAAGTTTGCGACAATTCTAATGACTCTGGTCTTGGATTCGAGGATAGGCAGCAGCACATCACAAATCCCTCG GCTTGGAACAACGGTGCGGCTGGTGAGGAGGACACTAAGCGACGTAGAATGGATATTAAACTCGAGTCTGAGGATGCAAATTTTGCATTCCCGGAGAGAACTGGTGAAAATCATGGAAAAATCACCAGGAATAACAGTGCCAATGGCATTGGGGCAACGATAAGTGCTACGAGAACGAGTAATGGAACAATGGGACGTGTTGGAGGAGTCATGAGGGCACGTTCAGCACTGGGGACCTACGGGAAGCGGCCACCACCGGTCCATCAAGGTCCCGTCACCCTTAACTCTCAACTCT cTAGTGTATCCCGAGACGGAAAGGTGCAGCTCCAGATTATTTGTCAGCCAGAGCAGCAGCACAGAGCCCGGTATCAAACAGAAGGCTCTCGTGGGGCTGTGAAGGACAGAACTGGGAATGGCTTTCCCATTGTTCGTTTAGTCGGCTACGATAAGCCAGCAACACTCCAGGTGTTCATTGGCACTGACCTCGGTCGTGTGGCGCCCCACATGTTCTACCAGGCCTGCAGAGTCAGTGGTAAGAACTCCACTCCGTGCATTGAACGTAAGATCGATGGAACAATCGTCATTGAGGTGGACATGGACCCTGCAAAGGACATGTTGGTCACCTGTGACTGTGTGGGAATTTTGAAAGAACGTAATGTCGATGTGGAGCACAGATTTCCTCAGGAGGCTGGGATGCTTCAGGGCAGGAGCAAGAAGAAATCCACCAAGTGTCGAATGGTATTTCGTACGACAATAACACATTCTGATGGCAGCAGTGAAACTCTCCAAGTATGTTCACAGCCTATTGTTTGCACCCAACCCCCAGGAATTCCTGAGATCTCCAAAAAATCTCTGACCGCCTGTCCCTGCACGGGAGGTCTAGAGCTCTTCATTCTGGGTAAAAACTTCCTCAAGGATACGCGAATGGTCTTCCAATTGGATAATGAGGATCTCACCTCGTCCCTCGAGCCTCACTGGGAGTGTTCAGTCACTCCAGATAAAGAATTTCTCCAGCAAACGCACCTGGTGTGCGTTGTACCCCCATACAGAAGACAAGACCTTACCCCATCCGAAAAAGTCTGCGTTAAATTGTACGCTGTTTCTTCGGGAAAAACAAGCGAGCCCCACACCTTCTTCTACACATCGATCTCCTCCCCTCCAGAGCCAACGATCGGTAAGATCGagacgtcctcgacgtcccTGGTCACCTCGACCGAATCAAACTCTCCATCAGTGCCAATTTCTCCAATAGCTCCAAGCACAGCAATTTCTCCATCTGGTATTCCCTCCACCTTCCTCACTCCCCAGATCACCAATCCACAGCAGTCTCCTCTTCAACAGTCCCAGGACGTTCTCAAGAACGATCCAAGTCCTCCACCAACAGGAGCAACTCCCATCATGATGTGGGCAGCCCAGGCCAATGGTTGCACCTCCAGCGATGTCATGATGCCACCCCCAAATCTCGTATCGAATCCCCTCTTGTCCAGAAGATCATCCTCCAATCATCAGCTGATTCTCCCTGACAATCTCAAGTCAGAAATTCTTGACGATACTTCGGAGAATAGTATGCTATCCGACAATAGCCTCCAGGGGAACAATACACCACCATCCAATGGGACCAGCACGAGTCCCCTTCATGCACTCGTCTCAGAGAACTCGAGAGAAGCTTCTCAACCAGGGCTGCTCCATCCAGCTCAGGAGGTGGGGCTTCTGGGGGTGGATCTCATTCATCATCAGCACCCGATGTCCCTCGCTGGGGGATCATTCCCCATTCACGAGGCCACGCAGGTCAAGGTTCTCAGTCCTCATCACATCAACAAGGAGGCCTCGTCGATCATGCCACAGGAGGCGACCACCCAGGGGACCAGCGTTGTGGATCTCAGGATGAAGCAGCATGAGTATGATACGTTGAACACGTTCACGTCAACACCTGCTGATCAGGCACTGCCCAATCAGTCCAGTCAGTGTATTGCCAAGTATCTGAATCAGATTGAGACTTCTGTCACTCAAAACAAAGAGCCAGAAGCGACTGAGCCGGAGATGGGAGCCATGACGCAGCTGTGCACGGAGCCCACCTTCGCCGAGACAATGCAGCAGCGTGCAACAATAATAGCAAACGCTCGCCAGCAGTCGGAAGCAGCTACAATCCTGGCGAATCAAGCGGCCAAGCTGGACGAGCTGGTAAATTCTGTGGTTGACTCCCACCAGACCCCGATGCAAACAACTCCAAGTCCCCCAACGACTCTGATACCTGAAGTGGAGGCCACTCGCACAAGTCCCCCAATTCCAGTGAAGACGATGCTCCTCGAGGCCCTGCTGCCAACACCAATGGTGACGTCTTCAGTGTCTCCAGTGACCCCAGCACCAGAGCCAAGCCCTGAAGAGACCCTGCTGACAACGATCAATGCCTTGCATCCAGCTATGGAGACACCAATAGTGACAGCAGCTGGAATATCAAATGCAACAGTAGCAATAGCCTCTCACAATCCTCTCCAAGTGACCAATGAACCCCTCCCCCAGATCCAGACCCTGACGCCCCAAGAAGTAGTCGTTCAGCAGCAGGTCGAGCAGGTTTTTGCTGAAGCCCAGAAGCAGGTGGAAGAAGTTGTGGCTCAGGTCCAACAGCAAGCAGCCAATACTGTTCACGAGGCCCAAAATCAAGTGGTACGACAGGTGGTGGAGTGCACCCAGGTGGTACGTGAGGCAATGAAGCAGGTTCACGCTGCCAGGCATGTTCAGGCTGTACCTCATGTTGAGGAGGTTGTGAAGCAGCAAACAGCTTCAGTGGTGAAACGTGCAGTGAAGGAGACCACTGAGGGTGTCATAAAGCAGGTGCAGGTTGTCCAGAAGGCCATTGGACATGCACAAGCTGCACAGGTGATGAAGCAAGCTGTGCAGAATGACATTGGCTCGATGTTGAATCAGCCCGCTGGTTTTGTTGCTGAGGCTAGTTCAGCACTAGCCAGTGGTGCTGCACAGGAACCCAATCAACAGAGACTGACTAATGCTGCTGAGCAGGCTATTAGTAATGTTATTACTAATGCTACACAGGACATCATCAATAATCGACcaataacaacaacaactgcCCACGCAATAATCGCaacgaaaaatataatgaactCAGTGGCCACTCAGAGTGCCCAGTTGATGAACAGTGCGATGGAGGGTATTCTACCTCAGTCACCCTCCAATGCACCAGCCATGGTTGAACAAGTCGCCAGGAAGTCACCAGAGGCCATCCCAGTCCCTCCAACAATGCAGAATGGAGAGACACCGATGCAGGTGCAGGTTACTGCGACTAATGGCCAAGTGCCTGGAGTCGTGAAGAAGCCTGAAGATGCTGGAGGAATGCTGCCTCAGGAGCTTACCTCCATGTCTGAGCACGACCTCCTCAGCTACATAAATCCCAGTTGCTTCGATCAGGGAACATTTCTCATGTAG
- the LOC135171262 gene encoding nuclear factor of activated T-cells 5 isoform X2, which produces MAPDFDKKREARRLGHLGHIGTDVDKGMLLMRCPINPLTDYYRHGNTGGGSVANSGQRASLAVANSRQTTPRRFPQPRPPQQPQSPIIQQQSASSQANQRQHTSPARIPLASIAGVTVRNSEEHAPNSTQEVCDNSNDSGLGFEDRQQHITNPSAWNNGAAGEEDTKRRRMDIKLESEDANFAFPERTGENHGKITRNNSANGIGATISATRTSNGTMGRVGGVMRARSALGTYGKRPPPVHQASVSRDGKVQLQIICQPEQQHRARYQTEGSRGAVKDRTGNGFPIVRLVGYDKPATLQVFIGTDLGRVAPHMFYQACRVSGKNSTPCIERKIDGTIVIEVDMDPAKDMLVTCDCVGILKERNVDVEHRFPQEAGMLQGRSKKKSTKCRMVFRTTITHSDGSSETLQVCSQPIVCTQPPGIPEISKKSLTACPCTGGLELFILGKNFLKDTRMVFQLDNEDLTSSLEPHWECSVTPDKEFLQQTHLVCVVPPYRRQDLTPSEKVCVKLYAVSSGKTSEPHTFFYTSISSPPEPTIGKIETSSTSLVTSTESNSPSVPISPIAPSTAISPSGIPSTFLTPQITNPQQSPLQQSQDVLKNDPSPPPTGATPIMMWAAQANGCTSSDVMMPPPNLVSNPLLSRRSSSNHQLILPDNLKSEILDDTSENSMLSDNSLQGNNTPPSNGTSTSPLHALVSENSREASQPGLLHPAQEVGLLGVDLIHHQHPMSLAGGSFPIHEATQVKVLSPHHINKEASSIMPQEATTQGTSVVDLRMKQHEYDTLNTFTSTPADQALPNQSSQCIAKYLNQIETSVTQNKEPEATEPEMGAMTQLCTEPTFAETMQQRATIIANARQQSEAATILANQAAKLDELVNSVVDSHQTPMQTTPSPPTTLIPEVEATRTSPPIPVKTMLLEALLPTPMVTSSVSPVTPAPEPSPEETLLTTINALHPAMETPIVTAAGISNATVAIASHNPLQVTNEPLPQIQTLTPQEVVVQQQVEQVFAEAQKQVEEVVAQVQQQAANTVHEAQNQVVRQVVECTQVVREAMKQVHAARHVQAVPHVEEVVKQQTASVVKRAVKETTEGVIKQVQVVQKAIGHAQAAQVMKQAVQNDIGSMLNQPAGFVAEASSALASGAAQEPNQQRLTNAAEQAISNVITNATQDIINNRPITTTTAHAIIATKNIMNSVATQSAQLMNSAMEGILPQSPSNAPAMVEQVARKSPEAIPVPPTMQNGETPMQVQVTATNGQVPGVVKKPEDAGGMLPQELTSMSEHDLLSYINPSCFDQGTFLM; this is translated from the exons ATGGCACCTGACTTTGATaagaagagagaggcaaggaggcTTGGACACTTGGGGCATATTGGTACCGATGTCGACAAGGGGATGCTCTTAATGAGATGCCCGATTAATCCATTGACGGATTACTATCGTCAtg GTAATACAGGTGGTGGAAGTGTTGCTAATTCAGGTCAAAGAGCATCTTTAGCCGTTGCTAATTCTCGTCAGACGACGCCAAGAAGATTCCCCCAGCCCAGACCACCGCAGCAACCACAATCACCGATAATCCAACAACAATCAGCTAGTTCACAGGCGAATCAACGACAGCACACATCACCAGCTCGTATACCACTGGCATCAATAGCTGGTGTTACGGTTAGGAACTCGGAAGAACACGCACCAAATTCAACACAGGAAGTTTGCGACAATTCTAATGACTCTGGTCTTGGATTCGAGGATAGGCAGCAGCACATCACAAATCCCTCG GCTTGGAACAACGGTGCGGCTGGTGAGGAGGACACTAAGCGACGTAGAATGGATATTAAACTCGAGTCTGAGGATGCAAATTTTGCATTCCCGGAGAGAACTGGTGAAAATCATGGAAAAATCACCAGGAATAACAGTGCCAATGGCATTGGGGCAACGATAAGTGCTACGAGAACGAGTAATGGAACAATGGGACGTGTTGGAGGAGTCATGAGGGCACGTTCAGCACTGGGGACCTACGGGAAGCGGCCACCACCGGTCCATCAAG cTAGTGTATCCCGAGACGGAAAGGTGCAGCTCCAGATTATTTGTCAGCCAGAGCAGCAGCACAGAGCCCGGTATCAAACAGAAGGCTCTCGTGGGGCTGTGAAGGACAGAACTGGGAATGGCTTTCCCATTGTTCGTTTAGTCGGCTACGATAAGCCAGCAACACTCCAGGTGTTCATTGGCACTGACCTCGGTCGTGTGGCGCCCCACATGTTCTACCAGGCCTGCAGAGTCAGTGGTAAGAACTCCACTCCGTGCATTGAACGTAAGATCGATGGAACAATCGTCATTGAGGTGGACATGGACCCTGCAAAGGACATGTTGGTCACCTGTGACTGTGTGGGAATTTTGAAAGAACGTAATGTCGATGTGGAGCACAGATTTCCTCAGGAGGCTGGGATGCTTCAGGGCAGGAGCAAGAAGAAATCCACCAAGTGTCGAATGGTATTTCGTACGACAATAACACATTCTGATGGCAGCAGTGAAACTCTCCAAGTATGTTCACAGCCTATTGTTTGCACCCAACCCCCAGGAATTCCTGAGATCTCCAAAAAATCTCTGACCGCCTGTCCCTGCACGGGAGGTCTAGAGCTCTTCATTCTGGGTAAAAACTTCCTCAAGGATACGCGAATGGTCTTCCAATTGGATAATGAGGATCTCACCTCGTCCCTCGAGCCTCACTGGGAGTGTTCAGTCACTCCAGATAAAGAATTTCTCCAGCAAACGCACCTGGTGTGCGTTGTACCCCCATACAGAAGACAAGACCTTACCCCATCCGAAAAAGTCTGCGTTAAATTGTACGCTGTTTCTTCGGGAAAAACAAGCGAGCCCCACACCTTCTTCTACACATCGATCTCCTCCCCTCCAGAGCCAACGATCGGTAAGATCGagacgtcctcgacgtcccTGGTCACCTCGACCGAATCAAACTCTCCATCAGTGCCAATTTCTCCAATAGCTCCAAGCACAGCAATTTCTCCATCTGGTATTCCCTCCACCTTCCTCACTCCCCAGATCACCAATCCACAGCAGTCTCCTCTTCAACAGTCCCAGGACGTTCTCAAGAACGATCCAAGTCCTCCACCAACAGGAGCAACTCCCATCATGATGTGGGCAGCCCAGGCCAATGGTTGCACCTCCAGCGATGTCATGATGCCACCCCCAAATCTCGTATCGAATCCCCTCTTGTCCAGAAGATCATCCTCCAATCATCAGCTGATTCTCCCTGACAATCTCAAGTCAGAAATTCTTGACGATACTTCGGAGAATAGTATGCTATCCGACAATAGCCTCCAGGGGAACAATACACCACCATCCAATGGGACCAGCACGAGTCCCCTTCATGCACTCGTCTCAGAGAACTCGAGAGAAGCTTCTCAACCAGGGCTGCTCCATCCAGCTCAGGAGGTGGGGCTTCTGGGGGTGGATCTCATTCATCATCAGCACCCGATGTCCCTCGCTGGGGGATCATTCCCCATTCACGAGGCCACGCAGGTCAAGGTTCTCAGTCCTCATCACATCAACAAGGAGGCCTCGTCGATCATGCCACAGGAGGCGACCACCCAGGGGACCAGCGTTGTGGATCTCAGGATGAAGCAGCATGAGTATGATACGTTGAACACGTTCACGTCAACACCTGCTGATCAGGCACTGCCCAATCAGTCCAGTCAGTGTATTGCCAAGTATCTGAATCAGATTGAGACTTCTGTCACTCAAAACAAAGAGCCAGAAGCGACTGAGCCGGAGATGGGAGCCATGACGCAGCTGTGCACGGAGCCCACCTTCGCCGAGACAATGCAGCAGCGTGCAACAATAATAGCAAACGCTCGCCAGCAGTCGGAAGCAGCTACAATCCTGGCGAATCAAGCGGCCAAGCTGGACGAGCTGGTAAATTCTGTGGTTGACTCCCACCAGACCCCGATGCAAACAACTCCAAGTCCCCCAACGACTCTGATACCTGAAGTGGAGGCCACTCGCACAAGTCCCCCAATTCCAGTGAAGACGATGCTCCTCGAGGCCCTGCTGCCAACACCAATGGTGACGTCTTCAGTGTCTCCAGTGACCCCAGCACCAGAGCCAAGCCCTGAAGAGACCCTGCTGACAACGATCAATGCCTTGCATCCAGCTATGGAGACACCAATAGTGACAGCAGCTGGAATATCAAATGCAACAGTAGCAATAGCCTCTCACAATCCTCTCCAAGTGACCAATGAACCCCTCCCCCAGATCCAGACCCTGACGCCCCAAGAAGTAGTCGTTCAGCAGCAGGTCGAGCAGGTTTTTGCTGAAGCCCAGAAGCAGGTGGAAGAAGTTGTGGCTCAGGTCCAACAGCAAGCAGCCAATACTGTTCACGAGGCCCAAAATCAAGTGGTACGACAGGTGGTGGAGTGCACCCAGGTGGTACGTGAGGCAATGAAGCAGGTTCACGCTGCCAGGCATGTTCAGGCTGTACCTCATGTTGAGGAGGTTGTGAAGCAGCAAACAGCTTCAGTGGTGAAACGTGCAGTGAAGGAGACCACTGAGGGTGTCATAAAGCAGGTGCAGGTTGTCCAGAAGGCCATTGGACATGCACAAGCTGCACAGGTGATGAAGCAAGCTGTGCAGAATGACATTGGCTCGATGTTGAATCAGCCCGCTGGTTTTGTTGCTGAGGCTAGTTCAGCACTAGCCAGTGGTGCTGCACAGGAACCCAATCAACAGAGACTGACTAATGCTGCTGAGCAGGCTATTAGTAATGTTATTACTAATGCTACACAGGACATCATCAATAATCGACcaataacaacaacaactgcCCACGCAATAATCGCaacgaaaaatataatgaactCAGTGGCCACTCAGAGTGCCCAGTTGATGAACAGTGCGATGGAGGGTATTCTACCTCAGTCACCCTCCAATGCACCAGCCATGGTTGAACAAGTCGCCAGGAAGTCACCAGAGGCCATCCCAGTCCCTCCAACAATGCAGAATGGAGAGACACCGATGCAGGTGCAGGTTACTGCGACTAATGGCCAAGTGCCTGGAGTCGTGAAGAAGCCTGAAGATGCTGGAGGAATGCTGCCTCAGGAGCTTACCTCCATGTCTGAGCACGACCTCCTCAGCTACATAAATCCCAGTTGCTTCGATCAGGGAACATTTCTCATGTAG